From the Halorhabdus utahensis DSM 12940 genome, one window contains:
- a CDS encoding DUF58 domain-containing protein, whose protein sequence is MEVTRRFWAAVGAGGVLSVLGLVFARPILVVGAGGIWGLVVGAQLVFVLRLLALDRSMTITQTLDSPFVTTRGTVRWSLEATLAQPTPLEVSIVPTFPVTLDVSKQPRVTIPPGETGGWADATVTATVAGTTTIPRPTVAVSGTWGLFGEQFRRGPTTDLTVEPRQVGDVHVGQGGESVIATPGGRHRTGEIGSGISPAEVREYVPGDTVSDIDWKATARLASPHVREFEVETDRQTVLLFDRRSRLESGPGGESMLAYLREVALRFVSAAANLDDPLGLYAIGDGGVTDEVMPRADERTYEHIRSRLQTATPTGGAETADASTAMEADLIGPGTARRNATRLREAASPYARSLHPFFADGTRYVRQIADRPLFGAGKAYLPRIDGEMWVVIFTDDRDRTEVRETVKLAREHGRRVVVFLAPGALFETELVGDLDAAYTSYRGFEEFRQTLAGLDRVEAYEVGPGDRVEALLSTRREQGGRQ, encoded by the coding sequence ATGGAGGTGACGCGACGGTTCTGGGCCGCGGTCGGGGCCGGTGGAGTCCTCTCCGTTCTCGGACTGGTCTTTGCCCGGCCGATCCTGGTTGTTGGTGCGGGGGGGATCTGGGGGCTCGTTGTCGGCGCGCAACTCGTCTTTGTGCTTCGGCTCCTCGCACTCGATCGATCGATGACGATCACCCAGACGCTCGACAGCCCGTTCGTCACCACCCGCGGGACCGTCCGGTGGTCACTCGAAGCGACCCTCGCTCAACCAACTCCACTCGAGGTGTCCATCGTGCCGACGTTTCCGGTGACTCTTGACGTCTCGAAACAGCCACGTGTGACGATCCCACCGGGAGAGACGGGGGGGTGGGCGGACGCCACGGTGACCGCGACGGTTGCCGGGACGACGACGATCCCACGGCCGACCGTTGCAGTCTCGGGCACCTGGGGGCTGTTCGGCGAACAGTTTCGCCGCGGACCGACGACGGACCTCACCGTCGAACCTCGACAGGTCGGTGACGTTCACGTCGGGCAGGGTGGCGAGTCGGTGATCGCGACGCCGGGTGGCAGGCATCGGACTGGCGAAATCGGATCCGGTATCAGCCCGGCGGAAGTCCGCGAGTACGTTCCAGGGGACACTGTCAGTGACATCGACTGGAAGGCAACGGCACGCCTGGCGTCCCCGCATGTCCGGGAGTTCGAAGTCGAGACCGACCGGCAGACAGTCCTGCTTTTCGACCGCCGGAGTCGGCTGGAAAGCGGCCCTGGCGGCGAATCGATGCTCGCATATCTCCGGGAGGTGGCACTCAGGTTTGTCTCGGCCGCGGCGAACCTCGACGATCCGCTCGGGCTCTATGCGATCGGTGACGGCGGTGTGACGGACGAAGTCATGCCGCGGGCGGACGAACGGACCTACGAACACATCCGGTCACGACTCCAGACCGCGACGCCGACCGGTGGGGCCGAGACGGCGGATGCTTCGACAGCGATGGAGGCCGATCTGATCGGTCCCGGAACCGCCCGGCGGAACGCGACACGGCTTCGCGAGGCGGCGTCCCCGTACGCCCGGTCTCTCCACCCGTTCTTCGCGGACGGCACCCGGTACGTCCGGCAGATCGCCGATCGACCGCTGTTTGGGGCTGGGAAAGCCTACCTGCCCCGGATCGACGGCGAGATGTGGGTCGTTATATTCACTGACGACCGTGACCGAACCGAGGTGCGAGAGACAGTCAAACTGGCCAGAGAGCACGGGAGACGGGTCGTGGTATTTCTTGCGCCGGGGGCGCTGTTCGAGACGGAGCTGGTCGGTGATCTCGATGCTGCGTATACCTCCTACCGTGGGTTCGAGGAATTCAGGCAGACACTCGCTGGACTCGATCGGGTCGAGGCGTACGAAGTTGGGCCAGGTGATCGCGTGGAAGCACTGCTTTCAACACGCCGCGAGCAAGGGGGACGACAATGA